From Populus trichocarpa isolate Nisqually-1 chromosome 19, P.trichocarpa_v4.1, whole genome shotgun sequence, a single genomic window includes:
- the LOC7498162 gene encoding cytochrome b6-f complex iron-sulfur subunit, chloroplastic encodes MASSTLSPATPSQLCSSKSGMFSPTHAVFVKPTRTNMVLKERGMRISCQATSVPADDRVPDMGKRELMNLLLLGALSLPTAGMLVPYTYFFVPTGLGGGGGGTVAKDALGNDIVAEQWLNTHGPGDRTLSQGLKGDPTYLVVEKDRVLATYGINAVCTHLGCVVPWNQAEKKFICPCHGSQYNDQGRVVRGPAPLSLALAHCDVDDGKVVFVPWVETDFRTGDAPWWS; translated from the exons ATGGCTTCCTCTACGCTCTCCCCTGCCACTCCCTCAcag CTATGCTCTAGCAAGAGTGGCATGTTCTCTCCTACACATGCGGTGTTTGTGAAACCAACAAGGACAAATATGGTGTTAAAGGAGAGAGGAATGAGAATTTCATGCCAGGCTACAAGTGTTCCTGCTGATGATAGAGTGCCTGACATGGGTAAGAGGGAGCTTATGAATCTGCTTCTTTTGGGTGCTCTTTCACTCCCCACTGCTGGCATGTTGGTTCCTTACACCTATTTCTTTGTCCCTACTGG GCtcggaggaggtggtggtggtacCGTTGCCAAGGATGCCCTTGGAAATGATATCGTTGCAGAGCAATGGCTTAACACTCATGGCCCTGGTGACCGAACCCTTTCTCAAGGATTGAAG GGAGATCCAACCTACCTTGTTGTGGAGAAAGATAGAGTTCTTGCAACTTATGGAATTAATGCAGTCTGCACACACCTTGGGTGTGTCGTGCCCTGGAATCAAGCTGAGAAGAAGTTCATCTGCCCCTGCCATGGATCACAGTACAATGACCAAGGAAGAGTTGTCCGAGGACCTGCTCCTCTG TCATTGGCACTGGCTCACTGCGACGTAGACGACGGCAAGGTGGTCTTTGTTCCATGGGTTGAAACAGATTTCAGAACCGGAGATGCTCCATGGTGGTCTTAA